The proteins below come from a single Tsuneonella deserti genomic window:
- a CDS encoding PIN domain-containing protein produces MPYDAITIDTNTFIQTGIALETGLLAQLEQFKEAPVDLVLSEIVTREVLKHLQQMTKKGRDAGLAALTRLEQLQLVAEADRERLKQVAESVVDSREAARQRLARFLEATGAQAVRASHCSIDDLLKLYFAASAPFEPTGDKKFEFPDAIALLSLQKWAVDGGKRILAVSADKGWAAFAETSEQIDVEEDLAKALETLQEHAAAAEATVAKLMEAVVAGTQPDAANAIEEGLTASLADWVFSAEGSGSFYLEADSNTLRFGSYELAKIGDDYDITVVRLGHEIVAARIGATFTATAEADFSLAVWDGIDREYVNMGGASAETEIEFEGAFLVTLYGDLAGPLDDIDVGEVEVVEAIDSVDFGEIEFDYGDPDDFDALLESEPETEAAEEPAPAAGTHNGV; encoded by the coding sequence ATGCCTTACGACGCGATCACCATCGACACGAACACATTCATTCAGACCGGGATCGCGCTGGAGACCGGACTGCTCGCTCAGCTCGAGCAATTCAAGGAAGCGCCCGTCGATCTCGTGCTTTCCGAGATCGTCACGCGCGAAGTCCTCAAGCACCTCCAGCAGATGACGAAGAAGGGCCGCGACGCCGGCCTCGCCGCGCTGACGCGTCTCGAACAGCTTCAGCTTGTCGCAGAGGCAGACCGCGAGCGGCTTAAACAGGTTGCCGAGAGTGTAGTCGACTCCCGCGAGGCGGCTCGCCAGCGCCTCGCTCGGTTCCTCGAAGCAACGGGGGCGCAGGCCGTCCGCGCCTCGCATTGTTCGATCGACGACCTTTTGAAGCTTTACTTCGCTGCCTCTGCGCCGTTCGAGCCGACCGGCGACAAGAAGTTCGAATTCCCCGACGCCATCGCTTTGCTCAGCCTGCAGAAATGGGCCGTGGACGGCGGGAAGCGCATTCTAGCGGTGTCTGCCGACAAGGGCTGGGCGGCGTTCGCCGAGACGTCCGAACAAATCGACGTCGAGGAGGATCTCGCCAAAGCGCTCGAGACGCTCCAGGAACATGCCGCGGCAGCGGAAGCGACGGTAGCGAAGCTCATGGAAGCCGTAGTTGCGGGCACGCAGCCCGACGCCGCGAACGCGATCGAGGAAGGACTGACCGCATCGCTCGCTGACTGGGTGTTCTCCGCCGAAGGCAGCGGTAGCTTCTACCTCGAGGCCGATAGCAACACATTGCGTTTCGGCTCGTACGAGCTCGCCAAGATCGGCGACGACTACGACATCACGGTCGTGCGCCTCGGCCACGAGATCGTGGCGGCGCGTATTGGCGCAACCTTCACCGCCACGGCGGAAGCCGATTTCTCGCTGGCCGTCTGGGACGGCATCGATCGCGAGTACGTGAACATGGGCGGTGCGTCGGCCGAAACGGAGATCGAGTTCGAAGGCGCGTTCCTCGTCACGCTCTACGGCGATCTCGCGGGTCCCCTTGATGATATCGACGTAGGCGAAGTCGAGGTGGTCGAGGCAATCGACAGCGTCGATTTCGGCGAAATCGAATTCGATTACGGCGATCCTGATGACTTCGACGCACTGCTTGAATCTGAACCCGAGACCGAAGCGGCCGAAGAGCCGGCGCCGGCAGCGGGGACTCACAACGGCGTCTAG
- a CDS encoding ParB/RepB/Spo0J family partition protein, with the protein MKLDFIALDKLSVSKTNMRYAKRPPDLSDILPTVRARGVLTPLIVRPNLCPERVEGGAPEAFEIVAGSRRFHAAKIVADERRGETGEPDPDSLRLPCAILDDGDDAAAVEASLIENLARLDPDEVTQWETFTRLVREGRSVDEIAATFGLPELGVKRVLALGNLLPRIRQLYRDGEIDRATVRHLTLASKSQQKAWLALADDPDAYLPTGYQLKGWLFGGQAINAAHALFDIDASGIATVADLFGEECHVADTDAFWTLQNAAIAARREAYLEAGWPDVVIVPPDEHFHSWEYEKAAKRKGGRVYIDVRASGEVTFHEGYVSRAEARRAARGGEAEEARKPQRPEITGTMQAYIDLHRHAAVRVCLLARPDVALRLMVAHAIAGSPLWTVRIEPQTARSDEVRESVETSAAEALFDERRRAMLERLGFDPEAPTVTRGNGDPYGLVGVFLRLLALDDEAVMDVLAVIMGETLMAGGAVIEAVGREIGVDMAALWQPDEAFFALVRDREAMVAIVAELAGEAAAEANAKEKLKTLRTIARDCLEGSNGRPKAERWVPRWMAFPPTAYTPRGGVGTVEAHALVEAARAGLREPDPDAPGPLAAGVEAPEDEAETPPWEDGEPQQAEPLAA; encoded by the coding sequence ATGAAACTCGACTTTATCGCCCTCGACAAGCTCTCGGTGAGCAAGACCAACATGCGCTACGCCAAGCGTCCCCCGGACCTGTCGGATATCCTGCCGACCGTCCGCGCGCGCGGCGTCCTGACGCCGCTGATCGTACGTCCCAATCTCTGCCCTGAGCGGGTCGAAGGGGGAGCGCCCGAGGCGTTCGAGATCGTCGCCGGGAGCCGCCGCTTCCACGCCGCCAAGATCGTCGCCGACGAGCGGCGCGGCGAAACCGGCGAGCCGGACCCCGACAGCCTGCGGCTTCCCTGCGCCATTCTCGACGACGGCGACGACGCGGCTGCGGTCGAGGCCTCGCTGATCGAGAACCTCGCCCGGCTCGATCCCGACGAGGTGACCCAGTGGGAAACCTTCACCCGCCTCGTGCGCGAAGGCCGCAGCGTCGATGAGATTGCCGCCACGTTCGGCCTGCCCGAACTGGGCGTCAAACGCGTGCTCGCGCTCGGCAACCTTTTGCCGCGCATTCGCCAGCTCTACCGCGATGGCGAGATCGACCGCGCCACGGTTCGGCACCTGACGCTCGCCAGCAAAAGCCAGCAGAAGGCCTGGCTGGCGCTCGCCGACGACCCCGACGCTTATCTCCCGACCGGCTACCAGCTCAAGGGCTGGCTGTTCGGCGGACAGGCGATCAACGCCGCTCATGCCCTGTTCGACATCGACGCCAGCGGCATCGCCACCGTCGCCGACCTGTTCGGCGAGGAATGCCATGTCGCCGACACCGATGCGTTCTGGACGTTGCAGAACGCGGCCATCGCCGCGCGCCGCGAGGCCTATCTCGAGGCGGGCTGGCCCGACGTGGTGATCGTGCCGCCGGACGAACATTTCCATAGCTGGGAATATGAGAAGGCCGCCAAGCGCAAGGGCGGGCGCGTCTATATCGACGTGCGCGCAAGCGGCGAGGTCACCTTCCACGAAGGCTATGTCAGCCGCGCCGAAGCCCGCCGCGCCGCGCGCGGCGGCGAGGCGGAGGAAGCCCGCAAACCGCAGCGCCCGGAGATCACCGGCACGATGCAGGCCTATATCGATCTGCATCGCCATGCGGCGGTGCGCGTCTGCCTGCTCGCCCGTCCGGACGTGGCGCTGCGCTTGATGGTGGCGCACGCCATTGCCGGCTCGCCGCTGTGGACCGTGCGCATCGAGCCGCAGACGGCGCGCAGCGACGAGGTGCGCGAGAGCGTCGAAACCAGCGCCGCCGAGGCTTTGTTCGACGAGCGCCGCCGCGCGATGCTTGAGCGTCTCGGCTTCGACCCCGAGGCTCCCACCGTCACCCGGGGCAACGGCGATCCTTACGGCCTTGTCGGGGTGTTCCTGCGCCTGCTCGCGCTCGACGACGAGGCGGTCATGGACGTGCTCGCCGTCATCATGGGCGAGACGCTCATGGCGGGCGGCGCGGTCATCGAGGCGGTCGGCCGGGAGATCGGCGTCGACATGGCCGCGCTGTGGCAGCCGGACGAGGCGTTCTTCGCGCTCGTCCGCGACCGCGAGGCCATGGTTGCCATCGTCGCCGAACTCGCCGGGGAAGCCGCCGCCGAGGCCAACGCCAAGGAGAAGCTCAAGACGCTTCGGACCATCGCCCGCGACTGCCTCGAAGGGAGCAACGGACGGCCCAAGGCCGAGCGCTGGGTGCCCCGGTGGATGGCCTTCCCGCCCACTGCCTACACGCCACGCGGCGGCGTCGGCACGGTCGAGGCCCATGCGCTGGTCGAAGCGGCCCGCGCCGGTCTTCGCGAGCCCGACCCCGACGCGCCGGGCCCGCTCGCCGCAGGTGTCGAGGCTCCCGAAGACGAGGCCGAAACGCCGCCGTGGGAGGACGGCGAGCCGCAGCAGGCCGAGCCGCTCGCCGCCTGA
- a CDS encoding ArdC family protein, with translation MRPTHHRRARSARRTPSHQEARGGNAATERANLYDEVTQRIIGELEAGRLPWVQPWGRTAGGAGPALPRNALTGRPYSGINILILWGAVIEHGYPSQGWLTFRQALQAGGNVRKGERGQCVVYADRFTPESEKERARQSGEDARAIPFLKRFTVFNVAQCEGLRPGLAPDPVPLPECETIPVAEEVIAASGVRFRIGGDEAFYMPALDLVQVPCRQAFFEPINYYRTCLHELTHATGHPSRVGRDLSNPFGSAGYAREELVAEMGSAFLCASLGIVPTVRHADYIGSWLAVLREDNRAIFRAAAAASRAADWLLARRRAAHEAEAQDQDGRAAA, from the coding sequence ATGCGCCCGACCCACCACCGCCGCGCCCGTTCCGCGCGCCGGACTCCGTCACACCAAGAAGCCCGTGGCGGCAACGCCGCCACCGAGCGCGCCAATCTCTACGACGAGGTCACCCAGCGGATCATCGGCGAGCTTGAAGCCGGGCGGCTGCCATGGGTCCAGCCGTGGGGCCGCACGGCGGGCGGGGCCGGACCCGCGCTGCCGCGCAACGCGCTCACCGGCCGCCCCTATTCGGGGATCAATATCCTCATCCTGTGGGGCGCCGTGATCGAGCACGGCTATCCGAGCCAAGGCTGGCTGACTTTCCGGCAGGCGCTGCAAGCCGGAGGCAATGTCCGCAAGGGCGAGCGCGGGCAGTGCGTCGTCTATGCCGACCGCTTCACCCCCGAGAGCGAGAAGGAACGCGCCCGCCAGAGCGGCGAGGACGCGCGCGCCATTCCGTTCCTCAAGCGCTTCACCGTGTTCAACGTCGCGCAGTGCGAGGGGCTGCGCCCCGGCCTCGCGCCCGACCCCGTGCCGCTCCCCGAGTGCGAAACCATTCCCGTCGCCGAGGAGGTGATCGCCGCGAGCGGCGTCCGCTTCCGCATAGGCGGCGATGAAGCCTTCTACATGCCCGCGCTCGACTTGGTGCAGGTGCCGTGCAGACAAGCCTTCTTCGAGCCGATCAACTATTATCGCACCTGCCTGCACGAGTTGACCCACGCGACCGGCCACCCCTCGCGCGTGGGCCGCGACCTGTCCAACCCGTTCGGCTCGGCGGGCTATGCGCGCGAGGAACTGGTCGCCGAAATGGGCTCGGCGTTCCTGTGCGCGAGCCTCGGCATCGTGCCGACCGTGCGCCACGCCGACTATATAGGCTCGTGGCTCGCGGTGCTGCGCGAGGACAATCGCGCGATCTTCCGCGCCGCCGCCGCCGCGAGCCGCGCCGCCGACTGGCTGCTCGCGCGCCGGCGCGCCGCGCACGAAGCCGAAGCGCAAGACCAAGACGGGAGGGCAGCGGCATGA
- a CDS encoding MbcA/ParS/Xre antitoxin family protein: MTALHRVDTTPPPFAAEPISDAEGAAMFRAAVNLFRTWDLTDEQAATLLDMPVRTYRRWKAGGGGRLDRDKKARLSNLMGIHKALRLVFREAQRAYAWVKAPNEAFAGRTALDVMLGGELTDLMRLRRYLDAERGGW; this comes from the coding sequence ATGACCGCTTTGCACCGGGTCGATACCACCCCGCCGCCCTTTGCCGCCGAGCCGATCTCGGACGCCGAAGGCGCGGCGATGTTCCGCGCGGCGGTCAACCTGTTCCGGACCTGGGACCTGACCGACGAGCAGGCCGCGACCCTCCTCGACATGCCGGTGCGTACCTATCGCCGCTGGAAGGCGGGCGGCGGGGGCCGGCTCGACCGCGACAAGAAGGCGCGCCTGTCCAACCTCATGGGCATCCACAAGGCGCTGCGGCTGGTCTTCCGCGAAGCGCAGCGCGCCTATGCCTGGGTCAAGGCGCCGAACGAGGCCTTCGCCGGGCGCACCGCGCTCGACGTGATGCTCGGCGGCGAGCTCACCGACCTCATGCGCCTGCGGCGCTACCTCGACGCGGAGCGCGGCGGCTGGTGA
- a CDS encoding DUF2958 domain-containing protein, translating into MILLPPPLAARLRANAAASAAANTAGRGFDPPPVLKLFNPLGPATWLASELAEDRDTLFGLADLGFGCPELGTFGLSEIAALRLPFGMRIERDLLFISAQPLSRWASAARECGSIAAAELLLRHAVRHGRAAPDLPLPSNDEGGG; encoded by the coding sequence ATGATCCTGCTCCCGCCTCCGCTCGCCGCCCGGCTTCGCGCGAACGCCGCCGCCAGCGCCGCCGCGAACACCGCAGGCCGGGGCTTCGACCCGCCGCCGGTGCTCAAGCTGTTCAACCCGCTCGGACCCGCGACTTGGCTGGCGAGCGAACTCGCCGAGGACCGCGACACCCTGTTCGGCCTTGCCGACCTCGGCTTCGGCTGTCCCGAACTCGGCACGTTCGGTCTGTCGGAAATCGCTGCGCTGCGCCTGCCGTTCGGCATGCGGATAGAGCGCGACCTCCTTTTCATCAGCGCGCAGCCGCTGTCGCGCTGGGCAAGCGCCGCGCGCGAATGCGGCTCGATTGCCGCCGCCGAACTGCTGCTGCGCCACGCCGTCCGCCATGGCCGCGCGGCACCCGACCTTCCGCTGCCCTCGAACGACGAGGGAGGCGGATGA
- a CDS encoding DUF736 domain-containing protein yields the protein MPAIGQVTRDGEGFKGQLKTLSIRTDIEIVPNHAKSSDAQPDYRVTAGGVEVGAGWVRRGETSGKDYVSLSLAAPEFGPRRLYANLGRAAGQDGETYAIIWNPAD from the coding sequence ATGCCCGCAATCGGTCAAGTCACCCGCGACGGCGAAGGCTTCAAGGGCCAGCTCAAGACGCTGTCGATCCGCACCGACATCGAGATCGTGCCCAACCACGCCAAGAGCTCGGACGCGCAGCCCGACTACCGCGTCACCGCCGGCGGCGTCGAAGTCGGGGCCGGCTGGGTCCGCCGCGGCGAAACGAGCGGGAAGGACTATGTCTCGCTGAGCCTCGCCGCTCCCGAGTTCGGCCCGCGCCGCCTCTACGCCAATCTCGGCCGCGCCGCCGGCCAGGACGGCGAGACCTACGCGATCATCTGGAACCCGGCCGACTGA
- a CDS encoding RES family NAD+ phosphorylase, with the protein MIAPAAVARTRVEWNGAVRIIRSLYPPIDLFEDIADPADWPLLIAAEQKTNPRLMETIGALDLVPPERRVAGPGASWLMAPFTHVSRDRPSRFTDGSYGVLYAGDRFETALLETIHYHARFMAKTREAAGWTSQFREILLDIDAELHELRTGEPGLAEALDPETHAAGRQLGTALRAAGSDGVVYPSTRAQGGECAALFYPDLARNPRQGRHLDYHWDGTRVDLYRDAASGEVFRIVET; encoded by the coding sequence GTGATCGCGCCCGCAGCGGTGGCGCGCACGCGGGTCGAATGGAACGGGGCGGTGCGGATCATCCGCAGCCTCTATCCGCCGATCGACTTGTTCGAGGACATCGCCGACCCGGCCGACTGGCCGCTCCTGATCGCCGCCGAGCAGAAGACCAATCCGCGGCTGATGGAGACGATCGGCGCGCTCGACCTCGTCCCGCCCGAACGCCGCGTCGCCGGCCCCGGCGCCAGCTGGCTGATGGCGCCGTTCACCCATGTCAGCCGCGACCGGCCGAGCCGCTTCACCGACGGCAGCTACGGCGTGCTCTATGCCGGCGACCGCTTCGAGACCGCGCTGCTCGAGACCATCCACTACCACGCCCGCTTCATGGCGAAGACGCGCGAAGCCGCCGGCTGGACCTCGCAGTTTCGCGAGATCCTGCTCGATATCGACGCCGAGCTGCACGAGCTGCGTACCGGCGAGCCGGGGCTTGCTGAGGCGCTCGATCCGGAGACCCACGCCGCAGGCCGGCAGCTCGGCACGGCCTTGCGCGCCGCCGGTTCGGACGGGGTCGTCTATCCCAGCACGCGCGCCCAAGGCGGCGAATGCGCCGCCCTGTTCTATCCCGACCTTGCACGCAATCCGCGCCAGGGCCGCCACCTCGACTACCACTGGGACGGCACGCGCGTGGACCTCTATCGCGACGCCGCCTCGGGCGAAGTCTTCCGCATCGTCGAGACCTGA